In a genomic window of Brassica rapa cultivar Chiifu-401-42 chromosome A10, CAAS_Brap_v3.01, whole genome shotgun sequence:
- the LOC103844293 gene encoding long-chain-alcohol oxidase FAO1, giving the protein MNAENREMVGGTRDKKRGHPLLRWSTKQETFSHGFSQSDLQALSAICEAIMPPVPLLSLDLDMKLKVLRNDALLSFFKSSGSHVRPDEVAEVMATKAMPVTVTVVRIVLRLLTFRLGTLLLCGFVCLDKKNWSFLLLKFSDISLEKREKVLQKWNKQWYNPLARIAFMMIKAIFLFYYFTWTNENTENPAWDAIGYKVDIGENEDIERKQRPLEKGIIETAKEDEATIKQLMINKGLKLKEDKESNTFKIECDAVVIGSGCGGGVAAANLAKSGLKVIVVEKGNYFVPQDYSTLEGPSMFEMFEANGLLMTHDGRFRFMAGSTLGGGSVVNWAASLKTPDAIIEEWSVDRGIATFDREGYTAAMESVCKRICVTERVIREGFQNQILRKGCEKLGLDVTVVPRNSSEEHYCGSCSFGCKTGDKRGTDITWLVDAVDNNAVILTQCRAEKLIFAETESGRRKKRCLGVTTSISNTAINKIEINAKVTVVACGSLMTPGLLSSSGLKNHNIGRGLHIHPILMAWGYFPEKNSNFNGAAHEGEIMTSLHYVFEIDSTTPNITLETPALGPGTFAALIPWVSGKDTKERLAKYSRTSHIFVMVRDEGVGEVKGGIVKYKLTKADEENLTTGLRRALRILVAAGAEEVGTYRSDGQRLKCGGVKEEDLEKFLETVDAPAGVVSMSRRWTHSFTAHQMGCCRMGATEEEGAVDGYGESWEAEGLYVCDASVLPTALGVNPMVTIQSTAYCISKRLAALMMKNKKKQD; this is encoded by the exons ATGAATGCAGAAAACAGAGAGATGGTAGGAGGAACAAGAGACAAGAAGAGAGGGCACCCGTTGCTGAGATGGAGTACGAAACAAGAAACCTTTAGCCATGGCTTCTCACAATCTGACCTCCAAGCTCTCTCTGCCATTTGCGAGGCTATCATGCCTCCTGTTCCGTTACTGAGCTTAGATCTTGACATGAAGCTGAAAGTCTTACGCAACGATGCCCTCTTATCTTTCTTCAAGTCTTCTGGCTCTCATGTCAGACCTGATGAG GTAGCAGAGGTAATGGCGACAAAGGCAATGCCAGTGACAGTCACAGTGGTGAGAATAGTTTTGAGACTACTCACCTTCAGATTGGGAACTTTGTTGCTATGTGGGTTTGTCTGTCTTGATAAGAAGAATTggtcttttcttcttctcaaatTCTCTGACATCTCGcttgagaagagagaaaaagttcTCCAGAAATGGAACAAGCAGTGGTACAACCCTCTAGCAAGAATTGCTTTTATGATGATCAAAGCCATCTTCCTGTTCTACTACTTCACTTGG ACAAATGAAAATACAGAGAACCCGGCATGGGATGCAATTGGCTACAAGGTGGACATAGGTGAAAACGAGGACATTGAACGCAAGCAAAGGCCTCTAGAGAAAGGGATCATCGAGACCGCAAAAGAAGACGAGGCAACCATCAAGCAACTCATGATCAACAAAGGACTTAAACTCAAAGAGGACAAAGAAAGCAACACTTTCAAGATCGAGTGCGATGCAGTGGTAATAGGCTCCGGCTGCGGAGGAGGAGTCGCAGCAGCAAACCTAGCAAAGTCGGGCCTTAAGGTAATAGTCGTCGAGAAAGGGAACTACTTCGTGCCGCAAGACTACTCAACTCTCGAAGGTCCTTCCATGTTCGAGATGTTCGAAGCCAACGGGTTGCTGATGACGCACGACGGGAGGTTCAGGTTCATGGCGGGGTCAACTCTCGGCGGCGGATCTGTAGTAAACTGGGCGGCGTCCTTGAAAACACCTGACGCGATCATCGAAGAATGGTCAGTTGATAGAGGGATCGCAACATTCGATAGAGAGGGATACACAGCTGCTATGGAAAGTGTTTGCAAGAGAATATGCGTCACTGAGAGAGTCATCAGAGAAGGTTTTCAGAACCAGATTCTGCGTAAAGGCTGCGAGAAGCTCGGGCTGGATGTGACTGTAGTGCCGAGGAACTCGTCAGAGGAGCATTACTGCGGTAGCTGCTCGTTCGGTTGCAAAACTGGTGATAAGAGAGGAACGGATATAACATGGTTAGTTGATGCAGTTGACAACAATGCAGTTATCCTAACACAGTGCAGGGCCGAGAAGCTGATCTTTGCTGAAACAGAGAGTGgacgaagaaaaaaaagatgctTGGGAGTCACAACTTCGATATCAAACACAGCCATAAATAAGATTGAGATCAATGCTAAAGTGACAGTTGTAGCTTGCGGCTCACTAATGACACCAGGGCTGTTATCTTCAAGCGGGTTGAAGAATCATAACATCGGTCGGGGTCTCCACATCCACCCTATACTCATGGCGTGGGGATACTTCCCTGAGAAAAACTCGAACTTCAACGGAGCAGCTCACGAGGGAGAGATCATGACTTCGTTACACTACGTATTCGAAATAGACTCTACAACACCAAACATAACGCTGGAAACTCCAGCGTTAGGTCCAGGGACCTTCGCGGCTCTCATCCCGTGGGTCTCTGGGAAAGACACGAAGGAGAGATTAGCAAAATATTCAAGAACGTCTCACATTTTCGTAATGGTTAGAGACGAAGGCGTCGGGGAAGTAAAGGGAGGGATTGTTAAATACAAATTAACGAAAGCGGATGAAGAGAATCTGACGACGGGGTTGAGACGAGCGTTACGGATCTTGGTGGCTGCGGGAGCGGAGGAGGTGGGGACGTATAGGAGCGACGGGCAGAGGTTGAAGTGCGGTGGAGTCAAGGAGGAGGATCTGGAGAAGTTTTTGGAGACGGTGGATGCGCCGGCTGGAGTTGTGTCGATGAGTAGGCGGTGGACTCATTCGTTCACGGCGCATCAGATGGGGTGTTGCCGTATGGGCGCGACGGAGGAGGAAGGAGCTGTTGATGGATACGGAGAGAGCTGGGAGGCGGAGGGTTTGTATGTGTGTGATGCGAGTGTTTTGCCTACGGCTCTTGGTGTTAATCCTATGGTCACGATTCAGAGTACTGCTTACTGCATATCGAAGAGATTAGCTGCGTTGATgatgaagaataagaagaaacaagattga
- the LOC108868757 gene encoding uncharacterized protein LOC108868757: MNTKTMRLPPRRVLTTEKRKERDGVISSVAKPPESTVTKFPPPPNLAPPTVNSISKKALIAAEPVGSNQLMLAGYLSHEFLTNGTLFGEQWNPARAQAGPPEPKKVKPNHAVEPVEESEPKRKRYMEVANLLRSDGAHMPGIVNPAQLARFLKL, encoded by the coding sequence ATGAACACCAAAACGATGCGTTTACCCCCACGTCGCGTTCTAACGACCGAAAAGCGCAAAGAAAGAGACGGCGTTATCTCCTCCGTCGCGAAGCCGCCGGAATCCACCGTGACGAAGTTTCCTCCACCGCCGAATCTTGCTCCTCCGACGGTTAATTCCATTTCCAAGAAAGCTCTAATCGCAGCCGAGCCGGTCGGCTCGAACCAGCTAATGTTAGCCGGTTACTTGAGTCACGAGTTTCTCACCAACGGCACACTCTTCGGGGAGCAATGGAATCCGGCTCGAGCCCAAGCCGGTCCACCCGAGCCAAAGAAGGTAAAGCCGAACCATGCAGTTGAGCCGGTTGAGGAAAGTGAGCCGAAACGGAAGCGGTACATGGAAGTCGCTAATCTCCTCAGGTCAGATGGGGCCCACATGCCCGGCATCGTCAATCCTGCCCAGCTTGCCCGATTCCTCAAACTGTGA
- the LOC103844295 gene encoding phospholipid--sterol O-acyltransferase has protein sequence MGADLKSVTASCTVLAVILLLCGGGAAVEEDENEFHGDYSKLSGIIIPGFASTQLRAWSILDCPYSPLDFNPLDLVWLDSTKLLSAVNCWFKCMVLDPYNETDHPECKSRPDSGLSAITELDPGYITGPLSTVWKEWLKWCVEFGIEANAIVAVPYDWRLSPTKLEERDLYFHKLKLTFETALKLRGGPSIVFAHSMGNNVFRYFLEWLRLEIAPKHYLEWLDQHIHAYFAVGAPLLGSVEAIKSTLSGVTFGLPVSEGTARLLSNSFASSLWLMPFSKNCKGDNTFWTHFSGGAAKKNKHVYHCTDEEYQSKYSGWPTNIINIEIPSPDGLDGYPSVTEAVKANMTNMECGLPTLLSFTARELADGTLFKAIKDYDPDSARMLHQLKKLYHDDPVMNPLTPWERPPIKNVFCIYGAHLKTEVGYYFAPSGKPYPDNWIITDIIYETEGSLVSRSGTVVDGNAGPITGDETVPYHSLSWCKNWLGPKVNITMAPQPEHDGSDVQIELNVEHEHGSDIIANMTKAPRVKYITFYEDSESIPGKRTAVWELDKANHRNIVRSPVLMRELWLQMWHDIQPGAKSKFVTKAKRGPLRDADCYWDYGKACCAWQEYCEYRYSFGDVHLGQSCRLRNTSANMLLQYI, from the exons ATGGGAGCGGATTTGAAATCAGTAACGGCTTCCTGCACCGTCCTCGCCGTTATCTTACTGCTCTGTGGTGGCGGTGCGGCGGTGGAGGAGGATGAGAACGAGTTCCACGGCGACTACTCGAAGCTTTCAGGTATAATCATCCCGGGATTCGCGTCAACGCAGCTGAGAGCGTGGTCGATCCTCGACTGTCCTTACTCCCCGTTGGACTTCAATCCTCTCGACCTCGTTTGGCTAGACTCCACTAAG CTTCTCTCTGCTGTCAACTGTTGGTTTAAGTGTATGGTGTTAGATCCTTATAATGAAACGGATCATCCCGAGTGTAAGTCACGCCCTGATAGTGGTCTTTCAGCCATCACAGAATTGGATCCAGGCTACATAACAG GTCCTCTTTCTACAGTCTGGAAGGAGTGGCTTAAGTGGTGCGTTGAGTTTGGCATAGAGGCTAATGCAATTGTCGCTGTTCCTTACGATTGGAGATTGTCGCCAACCAAATTGGAAGAGCGTGACCTGTACTTTCATAAGCTCAA gtTGACATTTGAAACTGCTTTAAAACTACGGGGTGGTCCTTCTATAGTTTTTGCCCATTCTATGGGTAATAATGTCTTCAGATACTTTCTGGAATGGCTGAGGCTAGAAATTGCACCAAAACATTacttggagtggcttgatcagcATATCCATGCTTATTTCGCTGTTG GAGCTCCTCTTCTTGGTTCAGTTGAGGCAATCAAATCTACTCTCTCTGGTGTAACGTTTGGCCTTCCTGTTTCTGAG GGAACTGCTCGATTGTTGTCCAATTCTTTTGCTTCTTCGTTGTGGCTTATGCCATTTTCAAAGAATTGCAAGGGTGATAACACGTTCTGGACGCATTTTTCTGGTGGTGCTGCAAAGAAAAATAAGCATGTATACCACTGTACTGACGAGGAATATCAATCGAAATATTCTGGCTGGCCCACGAATATCATCAACATTGAAATTCCTTCCCCTGACG GCCTTGATGGGTATCCATCAGTTACAGAAGCAGTTAAAGCCAACATGACCAACATGGAATGTGGTCTCCCCACTCTATTGTCTTTCACAGCCCGTGAATTAGCAGATGGGACTCTGTTCAAAGCAATTAAAGACTATGATCCAGATAGCGCGAGGATGTTACACCAGTTAAAGAA GTTGTATCATGATGACCCTGTTATGAACCCGCTGACTCCTTGGGAGAGACCACctataaaaaatgtattttgcaTATATGGTGCTCATTTAAAGACAGAG GTTGGCTATTACTTTGCCCCAAGTGGCAAACCTTATCCTGATAATTGGATCATTACGGATATCATTTACGAAACTGAAGGTTCCCTCGTGTCAAG GTCTGGAACTGTGGTTGATGGGAACGCTGGGCCTATAACTGGAGATGAGACG GTACCCTATCATTCACTCTCTTGGTGCAAGAATTGGCTCGGACCTAAAGTCAACATAACAATGGCTCCCCAG CCAGAACACGATGGAAGTGATGTACAAATCGAATTGAATGTTGAACATGAGCATGGGTCAGACATCATAGCGAACATGACAAAAGCACCAAGGGTGAAATACATAACTTTCTACGAAGACTCTGAGAGCATTCCAGGAAAGAGAACGGCAGTGTGGGAGCTTGATAAAG CGAATCACAGGAACATCGTTAGATCTCCAGTTCTTATGAGAGAGTTATGGCTTCAGATGTGGCATGACATTCAACCTGGTGCAAAGTCCAAATTTGTCACCAAAg CCAAGCGCGGGCCACTTAGGGATGCGGATTGCTACTGGGATTACGGCAAAGCCTGTTGTGCTTGGCAAGAATACTGTGAATACAG ATACAGTTTTGGGGATGTTCACCTAGGACAAAGTTGTAGATTGAGGAACACATCTGCTAATATGCTGCTTCAGTACATATAG